From one Felis catus isolate Fca126 chromosome E2, F.catus_Fca126_mat1.0, whole genome shotgun sequence genomic stretch:
- the ZNF567 gene encoding zinc finger protein 567 isoform X5: protein MAQASVSFKDVTVDFSREEWQHLDPAQKTLYMDVMLENYCHLISVGCHMTKPDVILKLERGEEPWTSFTGHTCLEENWKDEDFLVKFKEYQDKFSRSVVFINHKKLIKENSNAYEKTFTLSKNPINSKNLPPEYDTHGKIFKNVSELIISNISPARKRLSEYNGYGKSLLNTKPETAQPGVKSHNQRGRVVSHNDVLIQYHKVETPAQPFGYNDCEKAFLKKGELITHNRAYIRENPSEYNKRRRTTNIEKKHTCTECGKSFCRKSVLILHQGIHTEEKPYQCHQCGNSFRRKSYLIDHQRTHTGEKPFVCNECGKSFRLKTALTDHQRTHTGEKSYECPQCRNAFRLKSHLIRHQRTHTGEKPYECNDCGKSFRQKTTLSLHQRIHTGEKPYICKECGKSFHQKANLTVHQRTHTGEKPYICNECGKSFSQKTTLALHEKTHNEEKPYICNECGKSFRQKTTLVAHQRTHTGEKSYECPHCGKAFRMKSYLIDHHRTHTGEKPYECNECGKSFSQKTNLNLHQRIHTGEKPYICNECGKSFRQKATLTVHQKIHTGQKSYECPQCGKAFSRKSYLIHHQRTHTGEKPYKCNECGKCFRQKTNLIVHQRTHTGEKPYICNECSKSFSYKRNLIVHQRTHKGENIEIQ from the exons ATGGCTCAG GCATCAGTGTCATTCAAAGATGTGACTGTTGACTTCTCTCGGGAAGAGTGGCAGCACCTGGATCCTGCTCAGAAGACTCTCTACATGGATGTGATGTTGGAAAACTATTGCCACCTCATCTCTGTAG GGTGTCACATGACCAAACCTGATGTGATCCTCAAGTTAGAACGAGGAGAAGAGCCATGGACATCATTTACAGGTCATACCTGCTTAG aagaaaattggaaagatGAAGACTTTTTAGTGAAATTCAAGGAATACCAAGATAAGTTTTCTAGATCAGTTGTATTCATCAACCACAAAAAACTGATTAAAGAGAACAGTAATGCATATGAAAAGACATTTACTTTAAGCAAAAACCCTATTAATTCAAAAAATCTACCTCCTGAATATGATACtcatggaaagatttttaaaaatgtttcagaattaaTCATCAGTAATATAAGTCCTGCAAGAAAGAGACTTAGTGAGTATAATGGATATGGGAAATCACTTCTCAATACTAAACCAGAGACAGCTCAACCTGGAGTCAAATCCCATAATCAGCGTGGCAGGGTTGTCAGTCATAATGACGTACTTATACAATATCATAAGGTGGAAACTCCAGCACAGCCATTTGGATATAATGACTGTGAGAAAGCCTTccttaaaaaaggagaattaattACACATAATAGAGCTTACATAAGGGAAAACCCATCTGAATATAATAAAAGGAGAAGAACAacgaatattgaaaaaaaacatacatgcaCTGAATGTGGGAAGTCCTTCTGCAGGAAGTCAGTATTGATTCTGCACCAGGGAATTCACACAGAGGAAAAACCCTATCAGTGCCATCAATGTGGAAATTCATTTAGAAGGAAGTCATATCTCATTGATCATCAAAgaactcacacaggagagaaaccctttGTTTGTAATGAATGTGGTAAGTCCTTCCGCCTAAAGACAGCCCTCACTGATCATCAGAGAACACATACAGGGGAAAAATCATACGAATGTCCACAGTGTAGGAATGCCTTCAGATTGAAGTCACACCTCATACGTCATCAGAGAactcatacaggagagaaaccataTGAGTGTAATGACTGTGGGAAGTCCTTCCGCCAGAAGACAACACTCTCTctacatcagagaattcatacaggagagaaaccctatatTTGTAAAGAATGTGGGAAGTCCTTTCACCAGAAGGCAAACCTTACTGTACATCAGAGAACTCATACGGGGGAAAAGCCCTATAtttgtaatgaatgtgggaaatcatTCTCCCAGAAGACAACCCTTGCTCTTCATGAGAAGACTCATAATGAGGAGAAACCCTATAtttgtaatgaatgtgggaagtcCTTTCGCCAAAAGACAACCCTTGTGGCACATCAGAGAACACATACAGGGGAAAAATCCTATGAATGTCCTCACTGTGGGAAGGCCTTTAGAATGAAGTCATACCTCATTGATCATCACAGAACTCACACAGGagaaaaaccctatgaatgtaatgaatgtgggaaatccttcAGTCAGAAGACAAATCTGAATCtgcatcagagaattcatacaggagagaaaccctatatttgtaatgaatgtgggaagtcCTTTCGCCAGAAAGCAACTCTCACTGTACATCAAAAAATACATACAGGACAGAAATCCTACGAATGTCCtcagtgtgggaaagcctttagcaGGAAGTCATATCTCATTCATCATCAAAGAactcatacaggagagaaaccatataaatgtaatgaatgtgggaagtGCTTCCGCCAGAAAACAAATCTCATTgtacatcagagaactcacacaggagagaaaccctatatTTGTAATGAGTGTAGTAAGTCCTTCAGTTATAAGAGAAACCTCATTGTCCATCAGAGAACTCACAAGGGAGAAAACATagaaattcaataa
- the ZNF567 gene encoding zinc finger protein 567 isoform X2: MRLWRDDRTASFPKRNPKEDWSPLANLKTMAQASVSFKDVTVDFSREEWQHLDPAQKTLYMDVMLENYCHLISVGCHMTKPDVILKLERGEEPWTSFTGHTCLEENWKDEDFLVKFKEYQDKFSRSVVFINHKKLIKENSNAYEKTFTLSKNPINSKNLPPEYDTHGKIFKNVSELIISNISPARKRLSEYNGYGKSLLNTKPETAQPGVKSHNQRGRVVSHNDVLIQYHKVETPAQPFGYNDCEKAFLKKGELITHNRAYIRENPSEYNKRRRTTNIEKKHTCTECGKSFCRKSVLILHQGIHTEEKPYQCHQCGNSFRRKSYLIDHQRTHTGEKPFVCNECGKSFRLKTALTDHQRTHTGEKSYECPQCRNAFRLKSHLIRHQRTHTGEKPYECNDCGKSFRQKTTLSLHQRIHTGEKPYICKECGKSFHQKANLTVHQRTHTGEKPYICNECGKSFSQKTTLALHEKTHNEEKPYICNECGKSFRQKTTLVAHQRTHTGEKSYECPHCGKAFRMKSYLIDHHRTHTGEKPYECNECGKSFSQKTNLNLHQRIHTGEKPYICNECGKSFRQKATLTVHQKIHTGQKSYECPQCGKAFSRKSYLIHHQRTHTGEKPYKCNECGKCFRQKTNLIVHQRTHTGEKPYICNECSKSFSYKRNLIVHQRTHKGENIEIQ; this comes from the exons ATGCGACTTTGGAGAGACGATA GAACTGCCTCTTTTCCAAAGAGGAACCCAAAGGAAGACTGGTCACCTCTTGCAAATCTCAAAACCATGGCTCAG GCATCAGTGTCATTCAAAGATGTGACTGTTGACTTCTCTCGGGAAGAGTGGCAGCACCTGGATCCTGCTCAGAAGACTCTCTACATGGATGTGATGTTGGAAAACTATTGCCACCTCATCTCTGTAG GGTGTCACATGACCAAACCTGATGTGATCCTCAAGTTAGAACGAGGAGAAGAGCCATGGACATCATTTACAGGTCATACCTGCTTAG aagaaaattggaaagatGAAGACTTTTTAGTGAAATTCAAGGAATACCAAGATAAGTTTTCTAGATCAGTTGTATTCATCAACCACAAAAAACTGATTAAAGAGAACAGTAATGCATATGAAAAGACATTTACTTTAAGCAAAAACCCTATTAATTCAAAAAATCTACCTCCTGAATATGATACtcatggaaagatttttaaaaatgtttcagaattaaTCATCAGTAATATAAGTCCTGCAAGAAAGAGACTTAGTGAGTATAATGGATATGGGAAATCACTTCTCAATACTAAACCAGAGACAGCTCAACCTGGAGTCAAATCCCATAATCAGCGTGGCAGGGTTGTCAGTCATAATGACGTACTTATACAATATCATAAGGTGGAAACTCCAGCACAGCCATTTGGATATAATGACTGTGAGAAAGCCTTccttaaaaaaggagaattaattACACATAATAGAGCTTACATAAGGGAAAACCCATCTGAATATAATAAAAGGAGAAGAACAacgaatattgaaaaaaaacatacatgcaCTGAATGTGGGAAGTCCTTCTGCAGGAAGTCAGTATTGATTCTGCACCAGGGAATTCACACAGAGGAAAAACCCTATCAGTGCCATCAATGTGGAAATTCATTTAGAAGGAAGTCATATCTCATTGATCATCAAAgaactcacacaggagagaaaccctttGTTTGTAATGAATGTGGTAAGTCCTTCCGCCTAAAGACAGCCCTCACTGATCATCAGAGAACACATACAGGGGAAAAATCATACGAATGTCCACAGTGTAGGAATGCCTTCAGATTGAAGTCACACCTCATACGTCATCAGAGAactcatacaggagagaaaccataTGAGTGTAATGACTGTGGGAAGTCCTTCCGCCAGAAGACAACACTCTCTctacatcagagaattcatacaggagagaaaccctatatTTGTAAAGAATGTGGGAAGTCCTTTCACCAGAAGGCAAACCTTACTGTACATCAGAGAACTCATACGGGGGAAAAGCCCTATAtttgtaatgaatgtgggaaatcatTCTCCCAGAAGACAACCCTTGCTCTTCATGAGAAGACTCATAATGAGGAGAAACCCTATAtttgtaatgaatgtgggaagtcCTTTCGCCAAAAGACAACCCTTGTGGCACATCAGAGAACACATACAGGGGAAAAATCCTATGAATGTCCTCACTGTGGGAAGGCCTTTAGAATGAAGTCATACCTCATTGATCATCACAGAACTCACACAGGagaaaaaccctatgaatgtaatgaatgtgggaaatccttcAGTCAGAAGACAAATCTGAATCtgcatcagagaattcatacaggagagaaaccctatatttgtaatgaatgtgggaagtcCTTTCGCCAGAAAGCAACTCTCACTGTACATCAAAAAATACATACAGGACAGAAATCCTACGAATGTCCtcagtgtgggaaagcctttagcaGGAAGTCATATCTCATTCATCATCAAAGAactcatacaggagagaaaccatataaatgtaatgaatgtgggaagtGCTTCCGCCAGAAAACAAATCTCATTgtacatcagagaactcacacaggagagaaaccctatatTTGTAATGAGTGTAGTAAGTCCTTCAGTTATAAGAGAAACCTCATTGTCCATCAGAGAACTCACAAGGGAGAAAACATagaaattcaataa
- the ZNF567 gene encoding zinc finger protein 567 isoform X3 — protein sequence MRLWRDDSKGFASVSFKDVTVDFSREEWQHLDPAQKTLYMDVMLENYCHLISVGCHMTKPDVILKLERGEEPWTSFTGHTCLEENWKDEDFLVKFKEYQDKFSRSVVFINHKKLIKENSNAYEKTFTLSKNPINSKNLPPEYDTHGKIFKNVSELIISNISPARKRLSEYNGYGKSLLNTKPETAQPGVKSHNQRGRVVSHNDVLIQYHKVETPAQPFGYNDCEKAFLKKGELITHNRAYIRENPSEYNKRRRTTNIEKKHTCTECGKSFCRKSVLILHQGIHTEEKPYQCHQCGNSFRRKSYLIDHQRTHTGEKPFVCNECGKSFRLKTALTDHQRTHTGEKSYECPQCRNAFRLKSHLIRHQRTHTGEKPYECNDCGKSFRQKTTLSLHQRIHTGEKPYICKECGKSFHQKANLTVHQRTHTGEKPYICNECGKSFSQKTTLALHEKTHNEEKPYICNECGKSFRQKTTLVAHQRTHTGEKSYECPHCGKAFRMKSYLIDHHRTHTGEKPYECNECGKSFSQKTNLNLHQRIHTGEKPYICNECGKSFRQKATLTVHQKIHTGQKSYECPQCGKAFSRKSYLIHHQRTHTGEKPYKCNECGKCFRQKTNLIVHQRTHTGEKPYICNECSKSFSYKRNLIVHQRTHKGENIEIQ from the exons ATGCGACTTTGGAGAGACGATAGTAAGGGGTTT GCATCAGTGTCATTCAAAGATGTGACTGTTGACTTCTCTCGGGAAGAGTGGCAGCACCTGGATCCTGCTCAGAAGACTCTCTACATGGATGTGATGTTGGAAAACTATTGCCACCTCATCTCTGTAG GGTGTCACATGACCAAACCTGATGTGATCCTCAAGTTAGAACGAGGAGAAGAGCCATGGACATCATTTACAGGTCATACCTGCTTAG aagaaaattggaaagatGAAGACTTTTTAGTGAAATTCAAGGAATACCAAGATAAGTTTTCTAGATCAGTTGTATTCATCAACCACAAAAAACTGATTAAAGAGAACAGTAATGCATATGAAAAGACATTTACTTTAAGCAAAAACCCTATTAATTCAAAAAATCTACCTCCTGAATATGATACtcatggaaagatttttaaaaatgtttcagaattaaTCATCAGTAATATAAGTCCTGCAAGAAAGAGACTTAGTGAGTATAATGGATATGGGAAATCACTTCTCAATACTAAACCAGAGACAGCTCAACCTGGAGTCAAATCCCATAATCAGCGTGGCAGGGTTGTCAGTCATAATGACGTACTTATACAATATCATAAGGTGGAAACTCCAGCACAGCCATTTGGATATAATGACTGTGAGAAAGCCTTccttaaaaaaggagaattaattACACATAATAGAGCTTACATAAGGGAAAACCCATCTGAATATAATAAAAGGAGAAGAACAacgaatattgaaaaaaaacatacatgcaCTGAATGTGGGAAGTCCTTCTGCAGGAAGTCAGTATTGATTCTGCACCAGGGAATTCACACAGAGGAAAAACCCTATCAGTGCCATCAATGTGGAAATTCATTTAGAAGGAAGTCATATCTCATTGATCATCAAAgaactcacacaggagagaaaccctttGTTTGTAATGAATGTGGTAAGTCCTTCCGCCTAAAGACAGCCCTCACTGATCATCAGAGAACACATACAGGGGAAAAATCATACGAATGTCCACAGTGTAGGAATGCCTTCAGATTGAAGTCACACCTCATACGTCATCAGAGAactcatacaggagagaaaccataTGAGTGTAATGACTGTGGGAAGTCCTTCCGCCAGAAGACAACACTCTCTctacatcagagaattcatacaggagagaaaccctatatTTGTAAAGAATGTGGGAAGTCCTTTCACCAGAAGGCAAACCTTACTGTACATCAGAGAACTCATACGGGGGAAAAGCCCTATAtttgtaatgaatgtgggaaatcatTCTCCCAGAAGACAACCCTTGCTCTTCATGAGAAGACTCATAATGAGGAGAAACCCTATAtttgtaatgaatgtgggaagtcCTTTCGCCAAAAGACAACCCTTGTGGCACATCAGAGAACACATACAGGGGAAAAATCCTATGAATGTCCTCACTGTGGGAAGGCCTTTAGAATGAAGTCATACCTCATTGATCATCACAGAACTCACACAGGagaaaaaccctatgaatgtaatgaatgtgggaaatccttcAGTCAGAAGACAAATCTGAATCtgcatcagagaattcatacaggagagaaaccctatatttgtaatgaatgtgggaagtcCTTTCGCCAGAAAGCAACTCTCACTGTACATCAAAAAATACATACAGGACAGAAATCCTACGAATGTCCtcagtgtgggaaagcctttagcaGGAAGTCATATCTCATTCATCATCAAAGAactcatacaggagagaaaccatataaatgtaatgaatgtgggaagtGCTTCCGCCAGAAAACAAATCTCATTgtacatcagagaactcacacaggagagaaaccctatatTTGTAATGAGTGTAGTAAGTCCTTCAGTTATAAGAGAAACCTCATTGTCCATCAGAGAACTCACAAGGGAGAAAACATagaaattcaataa
- the ZNF567 gene encoding zinc finger protein 567 isoform X1, with the protein MLLSTVTTIRKFRGTASFPKRNPKEDWSPLANLKTMAQASVSFKDVTVDFSREEWQHLDPAQKTLYMDVMLENYCHLISVGCHMTKPDVILKLERGEEPWTSFTGHTCLEENWKDEDFLVKFKEYQDKFSRSVVFINHKKLIKENSNAYEKTFTLSKNPINSKNLPPEYDTHGKIFKNVSELIISNISPARKRLSEYNGYGKSLLNTKPETAQPGVKSHNQRGRVVSHNDVLIQYHKVETPAQPFGYNDCEKAFLKKGELITHNRAYIRENPSEYNKRRRTTNIEKKHTCTECGKSFCRKSVLILHQGIHTEEKPYQCHQCGNSFRRKSYLIDHQRTHTGEKPFVCNECGKSFRLKTALTDHQRTHTGEKSYECPQCRNAFRLKSHLIRHQRTHTGEKPYECNDCGKSFRQKTTLSLHQRIHTGEKPYICKECGKSFHQKANLTVHQRTHTGEKPYICNECGKSFSQKTTLALHEKTHNEEKPYICNECGKSFRQKTTLVAHQRTHTGEKSYECPHCGKAFRMKSYLIDHHRTHTGEKPYECNECGKSFSQKTNLNLHQRIHTGEKPYICNECGKSFRQKATLTVHQKIHTGQKSYECPQCGKAFSRKSYLIHHQRTHTGEKPYKCNECGKCFRQKTNLIVHQRTHTGEKPYICNECSKSFSYKRNLIVHQRTHKGENIEIQ; encoded by the exons ATGCTGTTATCAACAGTGACAACAATTAGAAAATTCAGAG GAACTGCCTCTTTTCCAAAGAGGAACCCAAAGGAAGACTGGTCACCTCTTGCAAATCTCAAAACCATGGCTCAG GCATCAGTGTCATTCAAAGATGTGACTGTTGACTTCTCTCGGGAAGAGTGGCAGCACCTGGATCCTGCTCAGAAGACTCTCTACATGGATGTGATGTTGGAAAACTATTGCCACCTCATCTCTGTAG GGTGTCACATGACCAAACCTGATGTGATCCTCAAGTTAGAACGAGGAGAAGAGCCATGGACATCATTTACAGGTCATACCTGCTTAG aagaaaattggaaagatGAAGACTTTTTAGTGAAATTCAAGGAATACCAAGATAAGTTTTCTAGATCAGTTGTATTCATCAACCACAAAAAACTGATTAAAGAGAACAGTAATGCATATGAAAAGACATTTACTTTAAGCAAAAACCCTATTAATTCAAAAAATCTACCTCCTGAATATGATACtcatggaaagatttttaaaaatgtttcagaattaaTCATCAGTAATATAAGTCCTGCAAGAAAGAGACTTAGTGAGTATAATGGATATGGGAAATCACTTCTCAATACTAAACCAGAGACAGCTCAACCTGGAGTCAAATCCCATAATCAGCGTGGCAGGGTTGTCAGTCATAATGACGTACTTATACAATATCATAAGGTGGAAACTCCAGCACAGCCATTTGGATATAATGACTGTGAGAAAGCCTTccttaaaaaaggagaattaattACACATAATAGAGCTTACATAAGGGAAAACCCATCTGAATATAATAAAAGGAGAAGAACAacgaatattgaaaaaaaacatacatgcaCTGAATGTGGGAAGTCCTTCTGCAGGAAGTCAGTATTGATTCTGCACCAGGGAATTCACACAGAGGAAAAACCCTATCAGTGCCATCAATGTGGAAATTCATTTAGAAGGAAGTCATATCTCATTGATCATCAAAgaactcacacaggagagaaaccctttGTTTGTAATGAATGTGGTAAGTCCTTCCGCCTAAAGACAGCCCTCACTGATCATCAGAGAACACATACAGGGGAAAAATCATACGAATGTCCACAGTGTAGGAATGCCTTCAGATTGAAGTCACACCTCATACGTCATCAGAGAactcatacaggagagaaaccataTGAGTGTAATGACTGTGGGAAGTCCTTCCGCCAGAAGACAACACTCTCTctacatcagagaattcatacaggagagaaaccctatatTTGTAAAGAATGTGGGAAGTCCTTTCACCAGAAGGCAAACCTTACTGTACATCAGAGAACTCATACGGGGGAAAAGCCCTATAtttgtaatgaatgtgggaaatcatTCTCCCAGAAGACAACCCTTGCTCTTCATGAGAAGACTCATAATGAGGAGAAACCCTATAtttgtaatgaatgtgggaagtcCTTTCGCCAAAAGACAACCCTTGTGGCACATCAGAGAACACATACAGGGGAAAAATCCTATGAATGTCCTCACTGTGGGAAGGCCTTTAGAATGAAGTCATACCTCATTGATCATCACAGAACTCACACAGGagaaaaaccctatgaatgtaatgaatgtgggaaatccttcAGTCAGAAGACAAATCTGAATCtgcatcagagaattcatacaggagagaaaccctatatttgtaatgaatgtgggaagtcCTTTCGCCAGAAAGCAACTCTCACTGTACATCAAAAAATACATACAGGACAGAAATCCTACGAATGTCCtcagtgtgggaaagcctttagcaGGAAGTCATATCTCATTCATCATCAAAGAactcatacaggagagaaaccatataaatgtaatgaatgtgggaagtGCTTCCGCCAGAAAACAAATCTCATTgtacatcagagaactcacacaggagagaaaccctatatTTGTAATGAGTGTAGTAAGTCCTTCAGTTATAAGAGAAACCTCATTGTCCATCAGAGAACTCACAAGGGAGAAAACATagaaattcaataa
- the ZNF567 gene encoding zinc finger protein 567 isoform X4 translates to MEMELMLLLASVSFKDVTVDFSREEWQHLDPAQKTLYMDVMLENYCHLISVGCHMTKPDVILKLERGEEPWTSFTGHTCLEENWKDEDFLVKFKEYQDKFSRSVVFINHKKLIKENSNAYEKTFTLSKNPINSKNLPPEYDTHGKIFKNVSELIISNISPARKRLSEYNGYGKSLLNTKPETAQPGVKSHNQRGRVVSHNDVLIQYHKVETPAQPFGYNDCEKAFLKKGELITHNRAYIRENPSEYNKRRRTTNIEKKHTCTECGKSFCRKSVLILHQGIHTEEKPYQCHQCGNSFRRKSYLIDHQRTHTGEKPFVCNECGKSFRLKTALTDHQRTHTGEKSYECPQCRNAFRLKSHLIRHQRTHTGEKPYECNDCGKSFRQKTTLSLHQRIHTGEKPYICKECGKSFHQKANLTVHQRTHTGEKPYICNECGKSFSQKTTLALHEKTHNEEKPYICNECGKSFRQKTTLVAHQRTHTGEKSYECPHCGKAFRMKSYLIDHHRTHTGEKPYECNECGKSFSQKTNLNLHQRIHTGEKPYICNECGKSFRQKATLTVHQKIHTGQKSYECPQCGKAFSRKSYLIHHQRTHTGEKPYKCNECGKCFRQKTNLIVHQRTHTGEKPYICNECSKSFSYKRNLIVHQRTHKGENIEIQ, encoded by the exons ATGGAGATGGAATTGATGTTGCTTTTA GCATCAGTGTCATTCAAAGATGTGACTGTTGACTTCTCTCGGGAAGAGTGGCAGCACCTGGATCCTGCTCAGAAGACTCTCTACATGGATGTGATGTTGGAAAACTATTGCCACCTCATCTCTGTAG GGTGTCACATGACCAAACCTGATGTGATCCTCAAGTTAGAACGAGGAGAAGAGCCATGGACATCATTTACAGGTCATACCTGCTTAG aagaaaattggaaagatGAAGACTTTTTAGTGAAATTCAAGGAATACCAAGATAAGTTTTCTAGATCAGTTGTATTCATCAACCACAAAAAACTGATTAAAGAGAACAGTAATGCATATGAAAAGACATTTACTTTAAGCAAAAACCCTATTAATTCAAAAAATCTACCTCCTGAATATGATACtcatggaaagatttttaaaaatgtttcagaattaaTCATCAGTAATATAAGTCCTGCAAGAAAGAGACTTAGTGAGTATAATGGATATGGGAAATCACTTCTCAATACTAAACCAGAGACAGCTCAACCTGGAGTCAAATCCCATAATCAGCGTGGCAGGGTTGTCAGTCATAATGACGTACTTATACAATATCATAAGGTGGAAACTCCAGCACAGCCATTTGGATATAATGACTGTGAGAAAGCCTTccttaaaaaaggagaattaattACACATAATAGAGCTTACATAAGGGAAAACCCATCTGAATATAATAAAAGGAGAAGAACAacgaatattgaaaaaaaacatacatgcaCTGAATGTGGGAAGTCCTTCTGCAGGAAGTCAGTATTGATTCTGCACCAGGGAATTCACACAGAGGAAAAACCCTATCAGTGCCATCAATGTGGAAATTCATTTAGAAGGAAGTCATATCTCATTGATCATCAAAgaactcacacaggagagaaaccctttGTTTGTAATGAATGTGGTAAGTCCTTCCGCCTAAAGACAGCCCTCACTGATCATCAGAGAACACATACAGGGGAAAAATCATACGAATGTCCACAGTGTAGGAATGCCTTCAGATTGAAGTCACACCTCATACGTCATCAGAGAactcatacaggagagaaaccataTGAGTGTAATGACTGTGGGAAGTCCTTCCGCCAGAAGACAACACTCTCTctacatcagagaattcatacaggagagaaaccctatatTTGTAAAGAATGTGGGAAGTCCTTTCACCAGAAGGCAAACCTTACTGTACATCAGAGAACTCATACGGGGGAAAAGCCCTATAtttgtaatgaatgtgggaaatcatTCTCCCAGAAGACAACCCTTGCTCTTCATGAGAAGACTCATAATGAGGAGAAACCCTATAtttgtaatgaatgtgggaagtcCTTTCGCCAAAAGACAACCCTTGTGGCACATCAGAGAACACATACAGGGGAAAAATCCTATGAATGTCCTCACTGTGGGAAGGCCTTTAGAATGAAGTCATACCTCATTGATCATCACAGAACTCACACAGGagaaaaaccctatgaatgtaatgaatgtgggaaatccttcAGTCAGAAGACAAATCTGAATCtgcatcagagaattcatacaggagagaaaccctatatttgtaatgaatgtgggaagtcCTTTCGCCAGAAAGCAACTCTCACTGTACATCAAAAAATACATACAGGACAGAAATCCTACGAATGTCCtcagtgtgggaaagcctttagcaGGAAGTCATATCTCATTCATCATCAAAGAactcatacaggagagaaaccatataaatgtaatgaatgtgggaagtGCTTCCGCCAGAAAACAAATCTCATTgtacatcagagaactcacacaggagagaaaccctatatTTGTAATGAGTGTAGTAAGTCCTTCAGTTATAAGAGAAACCTCATTGTCCATCAGAGAACTCACAAGGGAGAAAACATagaaattcaataa